The following proteins come from a genomic window of Polyangiaceae bacterium:
- a CDS encoding histone deacetylase, giving the protein MLKRIANRVRRWASGHAVPIWLDPAYRLPFASIEAQTGFEPRRSDLVAFHLLSVGAISDRDLRRPVRVRYEDLARVHTQEWLEQLNDPQVLGNVFAVDPSDVVVDEVLSTVRLACGGTLNAARASLGRRGPTMNLLGGFHHAGPSRGGGFCALNDIAVAVAALRAEGFKKRVVVVDLDAHPPDGLAECFEGDPSVWVGSLSGTSWGPMPSVDETALPPDCDDDSYMAALSALLGRMPPAGLVFVIAGGDVLAGDRLGGLSLSLMGARRRDLAVYRAIVDVPSVWLPGGGYSSQAWRVLAGTALAICLESTEPIPEDADPLSTEFSAIAREIRRDELEGALVITEADLMSSLERRGHFTPRLLDFYTSEGLEYALSRYGVLEQLRRLGYGAFRVAVDRSDQGDRMRVFAKAEGKEHLLIEVVLEKRRVAEEDVLYVHWLTLRHPRGRFSDQRPRLPGQEEPGLGLAREAGQLLARTAERLGLAGIAFRPAWLHTAYAARYAMRFVDPGRQGRFEALLRDLASVPLKEATLAVAEGRVRLNGEPYTWEADEMVYWLAPHDADAGAIAEARDAAKFELLP; this is encoded by the coding sequence ATGCTCAAGCGGATCGCCAACCGCGTGCGGCGCTGGGCGAGTGGGCACGCCGTGCCCATCTGGCTCGATCCCGCGTATCGCCTGCCCTTCGCCAGCATCGAGGCGCAGACCGGCTTCGAGCCGCGGCGTTCGGATCTGGTCGCGTTCCATCTCTTGTCCGTTGGCGCCATCAGCGATCGAGATCTGAGGCGGCCGGTCCGCGTCCGCTACGAAGATCTCGCGCGGGTCCACACGCAGGAGTGGCTCGAGCAGCTCAACGATCCACAGGTCTTGGGCAACGTGTTCGCGGTGGATCCTTCCGACGTGGTGGTGGACGAGGTGCTGTCCACCGTGCGCTTGGCTTGCGGCGGCACCCTGAACGCCGCCCGCGCCAGCCTCGGCCGGCGCGGTCCCACCATGAACCTCCTGGGCGGCTTTCATCACGCCGGACCCTCCCGCGGCGGCGGCTTTTGCGCCCTGAACGACATCGCCGTGGCGGTCGCCGCGCTGCGCGCAGAAGGCTTCAAGAAGCGCGTGGTGGTGGTGGACCTGGACGCGCATCCGCCGGACGGGCTCGCGGAGTGCTTCGAAGGCGACCCCAGCGTGTGGGTCGGATCGCTCTCGGGCACCAGCTGGGGACCGATGCCCAGCGTTGACGAAACCGCGTTGCCCCCAGACTGCGACGACGACAGCTACATGGCGGCGCTGTCCGCGCTGCTCGGCCGCATGCCGCCCGCGGGACTGGTGTTCGTGATCGCCGGCGGCGACGTGCTCGCCGGAGATCGCCTGGGCGGGCTGTCACTGTCGCTGATGGGCGCCCGCCGCCGCGACCTGGCCGTGTACCGCGCCATCGTCGACGTCCCCAGCGTGTGGCTCCCCGGAGGTGGCTACAGCTCGCAAGCGTGGCGCGTGCTGGCAGGCACGGCCCTGGCCATCTGCCTCGAGTCCACGGAACCGATCCCGGAGGACGCGGACCCCCTGAGCACGGAGTTCTCGGCCATCGCGCGGGAAATCCGTCGCGACGAGCTGGAAGGCGCGTTGGTCATCACCGAGGCGGATCTCATGAGCAGCCTCGAGCGCCGGGGTCACTTCACACCACGGCTGCTCGACTTCTACACCTCGGAGGGGCTGGAGTACGCGCTGTCGCGCTACGGCGTGCTCGAGCAGCTCCGGCGCCTCGGCTACGGCGCCTTCCGCGTGGCGGTGGATCGCAGCGACCAGGGCGATCGCATGCGCGTGTTCGCCAAGGCCGAGGGCAAGGAGCACCTGCTCATCGAGGTGGTGCTGGAAAAGCGACGGGTCGCCGAAGAAGACGTGCTCTACGTGCATTGGCTCACCTTGCGCCATCCCCGCGGTCGCTTCAGTGACCAACGCCCACGGCTTCCGGGGCAAGAAGAGCCGGGCCTCGGCCTGGCGCGGGAAGCGGGGCAGCTCTTGGCACGCACGGCGGAGCGCCTCGGTCTCGCGGGCATCGCCTTCCGGCCGGCGTGGCTCCACACCGCCTACGCCGCGCGCTACGCCATGCGCTTCGTGGACCCCGGACGCCAAGGGCGTTTCGAGGCCCTGCTGCGAGATCTCGCAAGCGTCCCTCTGAAGGAAGCGACGCTCGCCGTCGCCGAAGGACGCGTGCGCCTGAACGGCGAGCCCTACACCTGGGAAGCCGACGAAATGGTGTACTGGCTCGCGCCCCACGACGCCGACGCCGGCGCCATCGCCGAAGCGCGGGACGCCGCCAAGTTCGAGCTTCTACCCTGA
- a CDS encoding FHA domain-containing protein — MTRPEDRTPDPEETVSLESAPIPAALRRSGKPFLLEQVQGPGAPRQFVLELSEIVIGRSLQAHISVDSSLISRRHVALRRSGPEYSCVDLGSKNGFYVNGVRAHSVVLQDGDTVQLGDIIMIYREGG; from the coding sequence GTGACGCGACCGGAGGACCGCACCCCCGATCCCGAGGAGACCGTTTCTCTGGAGAGCGCCCCCATCCCGGCGGCGCTCCGCCGGTCGGGCAAGCCGTTCCTGCTCGAGCAGGTCCAGGGGCCGGGTGCGCCCCGGCAGTTCGTGCTGGAGCTGTCGGAGATCGTCATCGGTCGTTCGCTCCAGGCGCACATCTCCGTGGACTCCAGCCTCATTTCCCGCAGGCACGTGGCGCTCCGGCGCTCGGGGCCGGAGTACAGCTGCGTGGATCTCGGGAGCAAGAACGGCTTCTACGTGAACGGCGTGCGCGCGCATTCCGTCGTGCTCCAAGACGGGGACACCGTGCAGCTCGGAGACATCATCATGATCTACCGGGAGGGCGGATGA
- a CDS encoding MFS transporter, with product MTSVRTTRRPLTVVALMLSVFMAALEVTVVSTAMPTVVGDLGGVELYAWVFTAYVLSSTVGVPIFGKLADVYGRKRILIGGIFVFLLASVACGRSTGMAWLIGFRTIQGIGGGAMQSMALTLVGDIFTLHERARMQGVIGGVWGVAGLVGPIVGGTIVNTIGWQWVFYVNVPFGLGAVLLLWRNLHENVERVERPLDWGGALLLGTAVTLVLVGARGSRAVWALPAAVVFAGLFVVVERRAPDPILPLTLFSKRVIAVASAAGTLIGGALLATLTFVPLFVQGVLGGTPTQAGATIAPMAVAWPIASALGGRMIPRLGFRPLVRVGLAVNTVAALSMAWVLVPGVGLTLPRVTTAAFGFGLGFANTALLIAVQTSVGWAERGVATASTLLFRTLGGALAVGVLGEVLGARLRERPELAHEAAALLAGAPHGDATNSAALSEALSGGLSSVFWAVAGLSLGAFVLGWAFPREVQEAS from the coding sequence ATGACCAGCGTTCGCACCACTCGCCGGCCGCTGACGGTGGTCGCGTTGATGCTCTCGGTGTTCATGGCGGCGCTGGAGGTCACCGTGGTGTCCACCGCGATGCCCACGGTGGTCGGGGATCTGGGTGGCGTGGAGCTGTACGCCTGGGTGTTCACCGCCTACGTGCTGTCGTCCACCGTGGGCGTGCCCATCTTCGGCAAGCTCGCGGACGTGTACGGCCGAAAGCGCATCCTGATCGGTGGCATCTTCGTGTTCTTGCTGGCGTCCGTGGCCTGCGGCCGTTCCACCGGCATGGCGTGGCTCATCGGCTTCCGTACGATCCAGGGCATCGGTGGTGGTGCGATGCAGTCGATGGCGCTCACGCTGGTGGGAGACATCTTCACGTTGCACGAGCGCGCGCGAATGCAGGGTGTGATTGGCGGCGTGTGGGGCGTGGCCGGCCTTGTGGGGCCCATCGTGGGCGGCACCATCGTCAACACCATCGGCTGGCAGTGGGTGTTCTACGTCAACGTTCCCTTTGGGCTGGGCGCGGTGCTGCTCCTCTGGCGCAATCTTCACGAGAACGTCGAACGCGTCGAACGACCACTGGATTGGGGCGGAGCCCTGTTGCTGGGCACCGCCGTGACGCTGGTGTTGGTCGGAGCGCGCGGCTCGCGAGCGGTGTGGGCGTTGCCGGCCGCTGTCGTCTTTGCGGGCCTGTTCGTCGTGGTGGAGCGCCGCGCCCCCGACCCGATCTTGCCCCTGACGCTGTTTTCCAAGCGGGTCATCGCCGTGGCCAGCGCTGCCGGAACGCTCATCGGCGGGGCCTTGCTCGCCACGCTCACCTTCGTACCGCTCTTCGTGCAGGGTGTTCTGGGCGGCACGCCCACCCAGGCGGGAGCCACCATCGCGCCCATGGCCGTGGCCTGGCCCATCGCCAGCGCCCTCGGCGGCCGCATGATCCCGCGGCTGGGGTTCCGTCCGCTGGTGCGCGTGGGCCTCGCCGTCAACACCGTCGCGGCGCTGTCGATGGCCTGGGTGTTGGTCCCGGGAGTGGGACTCACCCTGCCGCGCGTCACCACCGCGGCGTTCGGCTTCGGCCTCGGGTTCGCCAACACGGCGCTGCTCATCGCGGTGCAGACCAGCGTGGGCTGGGCGGAGCGCGGCGTTGCCACGGCGAGCACGCTCCTGTTCCGAACGTTGGGCGGAGCTCTCGCGGTGGGCGTGCTCGGCGAGGTGCTCGGCGCGCGGCTCCGCGAGCGCCCGGAGCTGGCACACGAAGCGGCGGCCTTGTTGGCTGGCGCTCCCCACGGTGACGCCACGAACTCGGCGGCGCTTTCGGAGGCGCTCTCCGGCGGGCTCTCGTCCGTGTTCTGGGCGGTCGCGGGGCTCAGCCTCGGCGCCTTCGTCTTGGGCTGGGCGTTTCCCCGCGAGGTCCAGGAAGCGAGCTGA
- a CDS encoding universal stress protein, with the protein MVEKPPPSPPVPDTYKIVVGIDYEKPSELALSTALSTALYRDGQVYAITVAEGDMPSRPEELSEELHKKFLEEAQATLERYLSEQIAEYEKSGFKINRKRVGAAVDFGKPADAILELAREVEADLIVVGTHGKRGLERLLVGSVAEEVLKGAHCPVLVLRDKP; encoded by the coding sequence ATGGTCGAAAAGCCGCCCCCGTCGCCGCCCGTCCCCGACACCTACAAGATCGTGGTGGGCATCGACTACGAGAAGCCCTCGGAGCTGGCGCTGTCCACGGCTTTGTCCACCGCCCTGTACCGGGATGGTCAGGTGTATGCCATCACCGTCGCAGAGGGCGACATGCCGAGCCGTCCAGAGGAGCTCAGCGAAGAGCTGCACAAGAAGTTCCTGGAAGAGGCTCAGGCCACCCTCGAGCGTTACCTCTCCGAACAGATCGCGGAGTACGAAAAATCCGGCTTCAAGATCAATCGCAAGCGCGTGGGCGCAGCCGTCGACTTCGGCAAGCCGGCGGACGCGATCTTGGAGCTGGCCCGTGAGGTGGAGGCGGACCTGATCGTGGTCGGCACCCACGGCAAGAGGGGATTGGAGCGGCTATTGGTCGGTTCCGTGGCAGAAGAAGTGCTCAAGGGAGCCCACTGCCCCGTGCTGGTTCTACGCGACAAGCCCTGA
- a CDS encoding MBL fold metallo-hydrolase, protein MSAFVRFWGTRGSIPTPGHKTRRYGGNTSCVAVRFDDLLFVCDGGTGLRELGQTLMEQHGDEPLEAHLFFSHTHWDHIQGFPFFMPAYSEKNRMFVYDATHEDDRIHRLLLGQMRSEYFPVTFSDLGSKIISRNLDSGATVIEGVTVRHMEQTHPGRSFAYSFEKDGVKVVYATDSELDLDLVNKAEAERNRDALRVLPPELVRFAEGANLLIADGQYTDDEYPEKVGWGHARATTVADFAHQAGVRQVALFHHDPMHSDDDVEATVAVCQDRARRAHSPSKVFAAREGLELRLD, encoded by the coding sequence ATGAGCGCCTTCGTGCGCTTCTGGGGCACGCGGGGGTCGATCCCCACGCCGGGGCACAAGACGCGGCGCTATGGCGGCAATACGTCCTGCGTCGCGGTTCGCTTCGACGACTTGCTGTTCGTGTGCGATGGCGGCACGGGGCTCCGGGAGCTGGGTCAGACGCTGATGGAGCAGCACGGCGACGAGCCTCTGGAGGCGCACCTCTTTTTCAGCCACACGCACTGGGATCACATCCAGGGCTTTCCGTTCTTCATGCCGGCGTACTCCGAGAAGAACCGCATGTTCGTGTACGACGCCACCCACGAGGACGATCGCATACACCGACTACTGCTCGGCCAGATGCGCTCGGAGTACTTCCCGGTCACGTTCTCGGACCTCGGCTCGAAGATCATCTCGCGCAATCTGGATAGCGGCGCCACCGTCATCGAAGGCGTCACCGTGCGGCACATGGAGCAGACCCACCCCGGCCGTAGCTTCGCCTACTCTTTCGAGAAAGATGGCGTGAAGGTGGTGTATGCCACGGACAGCGAGCTCGACCTGGACCTGGTGAACAAGGCGGAGGCGGAGCGGAATCGCGACGCCCTGCGGGTGTTGCCCCCGGAGCTGGTTCGCTTCGCCGAGGGAGCGAACCTCCTGATCGCGGACGGTCAGTACACCGACGACGAATACCCGGAGAAGGTGGGCTGGGGACACGCCCGCGCCACCACCGTAGCGGACTTCGCCCACCAGGCCGGCGTGCGGCAGGTCGCTTTGTTTCACCACGACCCGATGCACTCGGACGACGACGTGGAAGCGACGGTGGCCGTGTGCCAGGACCGCGCCCGTCGCGCGCACAGTCCCAGCAAGGTGTTCGCCGCGCGAGAAGGCCTGGAGCTGCGCTTGGACTGA
- a CDS encoding retinol dehydrogenase: protein MKHRLAVVLNPNAGRRPVDSVRVREVVGSVGHVAETENLSELNRVVRELLDDGVEVIAISGGDGTLNWVLNEALAIVKDPEALPAFLPTNGGTIDFVARKVGVRGDAIGILSEVVARLRMDRSIETRSVDSLELTGALGSGEAFHRLGFALAAGGIGQRFFSKYYSEPRLGAPAIVSVVSRAVASFAAARVRAPVPQRWLDYGRDVFRPTRARVWIDGEELRSDEQGAIHAGAFDVSLGGVFRVFPLASAAGVIHFQAGAIVPMEMIRALPSLARGDKIPSDYLVEKAGQEMRIEATGEEPLAPILDGESFENLRTLTVRPGPRIRIARIEA, encoded by the coding sequence TTGAAACATCGCCTCGCCGTGGTCCTGAACCCCAACGCCGGGCGCCGCCCGGTCGATTCTGTGCGCGTGCGCGAGGTGGTGGGATCGGTCGGGCACGTCGCCGAGACGGAGAACCTGTCGGAGCTCAACCGCGTGGTGCGGGAGCTGCTCGACGACGGCGTGGAGGTCATCGCCATCAGCGGCGGAGATGGAACGTTGAATTGGGTCTTGAACGAGGCCCTCGCCATCGTGAAGGACCCTGAGGCTCTGCCGGCGTTCCTACCGACCAACGGCGGCACCATCGACTTCGTCGCCCGCAAGGTCGGCGTGCGCGGCGACGCCATCGGCATCTTGTCGGAGGTCGTGGCGCGCCTGCGCATGGATCGCAGCATCGAGACCCGCAGCGTGGACAGCCTCGAGCTCACCGGTGCCCTGGGAAGCGGCGAGGCCTTTCATCGCCTGGGCTTCGCCTTGGCCGCCGGCGGCATCGGACAGCGCTTCTTCTCCAAGTACTACTCCGAGCCGCGCTTGGGCGCGCCGGCGATCGTGTCGGTGGTGAGTCGAGCGGTGGCGTCCTTCGCCGCCGCTCGCGTGCGTGCTCCGGTTCCCCAGCGCTGGCTCGACTACGGACGCGATGTGTTTCGACCAACGCGGGCTCGCGTGTGGATCGACGGCGAGGAGCTCCGAAGCGACGAGCAGGGCGCCATCCACGCGGGCGCCTTCGACGTTTCCCTGGGGGGCGTGTTCCGCGTGTTCCCCCTGGCCAGCGCCGCCGGCGTCATCCATTTCCAGGCCGGGGCCATCGTGCCGATGGAAATGATCCGCGCGCTGCCCAGCCTGGCCCGCGGCGACAAGATCCCGAGCGACTACCTGGTGGAAAAGGCCGGACAAGAGATGCGCATCGAGGCCACCGGCGAGGAACCCTTGGCGCCCATCCTGGATGGCGAGAGCTTCGAGAACCTGCGCACGCTCACCGTGCGGCCCGGCCCCCGGATCCGGATCGCGCGCATCGAGGCCTGA
- a CDS encoding formamidopyrimidine-DNA glycosylase has protein sequence MPELPDVAVYLERIDALFRGQRLERVRVASPFLVRSFDPPMKEAEGQRLLGTRRMGKRLVLELSSDLFLVLHLMIAGRLRLRDVGAAVPKKLGLAAFDFETGALLLTEASSKKRASLHLVRGSAALEPFRRSGVEPLEASADAFAEALRRENRTLKRALTDPNIVSGVGNAYSDEILFTAKLSPGKRTGQLGDDEMERLWRATVDTLTQWTCRLREEVGDGFPEKVTAFREGMAVHGRYKQPCPVCGTLVQRIRYADNELDYCPRCQTDGRLLADRGLSRLLGQDFPKRIEELEERQAETKRRS, from the coding sequence GTGCCGGAGCTGCCCGACGTCGCGGTGTACCTCGAGCGCATCGACGCGCTGTTTCGTGGCCAGCGGCTCGAACGGGTGCGGGTGGCGTCCCCCTTCTTGGTGCGGAGCTTCGACCCGCCCATGAAAGAGGCGGAGGGTCAGCGGCTGCTGGGCACCCGCCGCATGGGCAAGCGCCTGGTGCTCGAGCTCTCTTCGGATCTGTTCTTGGTGCTGCACCTGATGATCGCCGGGCGCCTGCGCCTGCGCGACGTGGGCGCGGCCGTCCCCAAGAAGCTCGGCCTGGCGGCCTTCGATTTCGAGACCGGCGCGCTGCTCTTGACCGAGGCCAGCAGCAAGAAGCGCGCGAGCCTGCACCTGGTGCGCGGCTCGGCGGCCCTCGAGCCCTTTCGTCGCTCCGGGGTGGAGCCTCTGGAGGCGAGCGCCGATGCGTTCGCGGAGGCCCTACGCCGGGAGAATCGCACGCTGAAGCGCGCGCTCACGGATCCGAACATCGTAAGCGGCGTGGGCAACGCCTACTCCGACGAGATCTTGTTCACCGCGAAGCTGTCACCGGGCAAGCGCACCGGCCAGCTCGGGGACGACGAGATGGAGCGATTGTGGCGCGCCACGGTGGACACCCTCACGCAGTGGACCTGTCGCTTGCGAGAAGAAGTGGGCGACGGGTTTCCGGAAAAGGTGACGGCGTTCCGCGAGGGCATGGCGGTGCACGGTCGCTACAAGCAGCCGTGCCCGGTGTGTGGCACCCTGGTGCAGCGCATCCGCTACGCCGACAACGAGCTCGACTACTGCCCGCGCTGCCAGACGGACGGACGCTTGCTCGCGGATCGCGGGCTGTCACGACTCTTGGGCCAAGACTTCCCGAAGCGGATCGAAGAGCTGGAAGAACGGCAGGCCGAGACGAAGCGCCGGAGCTGA
- a CDS encoding lamin tail domain-containing protein — protein MSSKRFITWTLAFTCISALSMAACSSDDSNGGGGSGGGGNFGGFGATGGSGATGGQAGSGGQAGSGGTGGGADAGPGPDHLLITEVGIQPGGSEYIEIMNPTSAAVDLSDYYVSDNSGYYTLTSGPWTFSGTPGSDFLAQFPSGTMLQPGAVLVIAGEAASGNDGFETLFGKCPDFTLNSTGTALSCGGGSVPAMKIPANGSVGSSPGFLISNDREMIVLFTWDGSSSTVKDVDYVTWGTTFDVNTRIDKTGKTGYQPDTQADQQKPADQGVPASAGAPLAIERCAMETGEKTTGGNGITGHDETSEDMSASFKSAATPSPGTKNSCLP, from the coding sequence ATGTCGAGCAAACGCTTCATCACTTGGACCCTGGCTTTCACCTGCATTTCCGCCCTCTCGATGGCGGCGTGCTCATCCGACGACAGCAACGGCGGCGGCGGCTCCGGCGGCGGCGGTAACTTCGGCGGCTTCGGCGCCACCGGCGGCAGCGGCGCCACCGGCGGCCAAGCCGGCAGCGGCGGCCAGGCCGGCAGCGGCGGCACCGGCGGTGGAGCGGACGCCGGCCCCGGTCCCGATCACCTGCTCATCACGGAGGTCGGTATCCAGCCCGGCGGCTCCGAGTACATCGAGATCATGAACCCCACCAGCGCCGCGGTGGACCTCAGCGACTACTACGTGTCCGATAACTCCGGCTACTACACGCTCACCAGCGGTCCGTGGACCTTCAGCGGTACGCCCGGCAGCGACTTCCTGGCGCAGTTCCCCAGCGGCACCATGTTGCAGCCCGGCGCCGTGCTGGTGATCGCCGGCGAGGCTGCCTCCGGCAACGACGGCTTCGAGACCCTGTTCGGCAAGTGCCCGGACTTCACCCTCAACAGCACCGGGACCGCGCTCTCCTGCGGCGGCGGCTCGGTGCCCGCCATGAAGATCCCCGCCAACGGCAGCGTCGGCAGCTCGCCCGGCTTCCTGATCAGCAACGACCGCGAGATGATCGTGCTCTTCACCTGGGACGGCTCCTCGTCCACCGTGAAGGACGTGGACTACGTCACTTGGGGCACCACCTTCGATGTCAACACTCGCATCGACAAGACCGGCAAGACCGGCTATCAGCCGGACACCCAGGCGGACCAGCAGAAGCCCGCCGATCAGGGCGTGCCGGCGAGCGCCGGAGCACCGCTGGCCATCGAGCGCTGCGCCATGGAAACCGGCGAGAAGACCACCGGCGGCAATGGCATCACCGGGCACGACGAGACCAGCGAGGACATGAGCGCTTCCTTCAAGAGCGCTGCCACGCCCTCGCCCGGCACCAAGAACAGCTGCCTGCCCTGA
- a CDS encoding universal stress protein encodes MSFSRILVPVDYSDHCRSALDYALFLAGQLGANVDIVHIWDRPEYVPDMTVLGKDGSPSRSLVDMIRDNAEAEMTDFLAKVKVPPGVTLTHHLESGEPASAILTTAQRTGADLVVIGTHGRTGVRYLLLGSIAEKLVRMCSTPVLTVPPKAEP; translated from the coding sequence ATGAGCTTTTCTCGCATACTCGTCCCGGTCGACTACTCCGACCACTGTCGCTCCGCCCTGGACTACGCGCTGTTCTTGGCCGGACAGCTGGGGGCCAACGTGGACATCGTCCACATCTGGGATCGCCCGGAGTACGTGCCGGACATGACGGTGCTGGGCAAAGATGGATCACCGTCCCGCTCCCTGGTCGACATGATCCGAGACAACGCCGAGGCGGAGATGACCGACTTCCTGGCCAAGGTGAAGGTGCCGCCGGGCGTCACCCTCACGCACCACCTGGAGTCCGGAGAGCCCGCCAGCGCGATCCTCACCACGGCCCAGCGCACGGGGGCGGACCTGGTGGTGATCGGAACGCACGGGCGCACCGGCGTTCGCTATCTGCTCCTCGGAAGCATCGCGGAGAAGCTCGTCCGCATGTGCTCCACTCCAGTGCTCACGGTACCGCCCAAAGCCGAACCCTGA
- a CDS encoding SRPBCC domain-containing protein — protein sequence MEIRTEVEIAAPIDRVWDVLTDFSRYGDWNPFMNSVEGALGEGERLRVVLTTADGSEWTVRPRLLRVVQNAELRWQTRMFFRGLFDGEHYFTLAEKNGGTLLVQAETFTGLLLGAMSRTVTERARGFVGMNQALKKRVEG from the coding sequence GTGGAGATCCGGACGGAGGTGGAGATCGCCGCGCCCATCGATCGCGTGTGGGACGTGCTCACGGATTTTTCGCGCTACGGCGACTGGAATCCGTTCATGAACAGCGTGGAGGGCGCCCTGGGGGAGGGCGAGCGGCTACGCGTGGTGCTCACCACTGCGGACGGCAGCGAATGGACCGTGCGACCGCGCCTGCTGCGGGTGGTGCAGAACGCGGAGCTCCGCTGGCAAACACGGATGTTCTTCCGCGGCCTGTTCGACGGTGAGCACTACTTCACGTTGGCCGAGAAGAACGGCGGCACCCTGCTGGTACAGGCGGAGACCTTCACGGGGCTACTACTGGGCGCCATGAGCCGCACCGTCACCGAGCGTGCTCGCGGCTTCGTGGGCATGAACCAGGCGCTCAAGAAGCGCGTGGAAGGGTGA
- a CDS encoding acyl-CoA thioesterase translates to MNDPLPEHCMSRYSVRVRFGETDLMGIVHHATYLSYFEAGRVEYLRRRGIEYLEWATRGIHLPVVEARLRYKKTARFDELLLVESRLSKLTRVTVEFSYRILREAELVTEGHTLLACVDDAHVPKRIPPDVAAVLRGPELSPREEDRV, encoded by the coding sequence GTGAACGACCCGCTACCCGAACACTGCATGAGCCGCTACTCGGTCCGCGTCCGCTTTGGCGAGACGGACTTGATGGGCATCGTGCACCACGCCACCTACCTCTCCTATTTCGAGGCGGGGCGGGTGGAATATCTGCGGCGCCGCGGCATCGAGTACCTCGAGTGGGCGACGCGCGGCATTCATCTACCGGTGGTGGAGGCCCGGCTGCGCTACAAGAAGACAGCGCGTTTCGACGAGCTCTTGTTGGTGGAGAGTCGGCTCTCGAAGCTCACGCGGGTCACCGTGGAGTTCTCCTATCGCATCTTGCGGGAGGCCGAGCTGGTGACGGAGGGTCACACCCTGCTCGCCTGCGTGGACGACGCCCACGTGCCCAAGCGCATCCCGCCGGACGTAGCCGCCGTGCTGCGCGGCCCCGAGCTCTCTCCGCGCGAAGAAGACCGCGTGTAG
- a CDS encoding M28 family peptidase, whose product MNARRRLGVLLGGVLVVSVAFWAVCLRMPGASRGAAGEGDAELEGELRAHVIALAGTRAQRNVGNPSRYAEARGYVEDALQKAGYEPERQDYRVGEVGCSNLVATLRGATHETVVIGAHYDAASGTPGADDNASGTAALLALARRLASDRPERTLHFVAFANEEPPHFQTGDMGSVVYAHSLAERGETVVAMLSLESIGYYSDAEGSQRYPPPLSAFYPSRGDFVAFVGNVQSRALVREALSAFREAEAFPSQGAALPALLPGVGWSDQWAFWQAGYPGVMVTDTAPFRNPHYHASSDTPETLDYDRLARVTRGLVSVVRRLARSSPGS is encoded by the coding sequence ATGAACGCAAGACGACGGCTCGGGGTGCTGCTGGGCGGCGTGCTCGTGGTGAGCGTCGCTTTCTGGGCGGTGTGTCTGCGCATGCCCGGCGCCAGCCGCGGCGCGGCGGGGGAGGGCGATGCGGAGCTCGAGGGCGAGCTTCGCGCTCACGTGATCGCGTTGGCCGGCACCCGGGCCCAACGCAACGTGGGCAATCCGTCGCGCTATGCCGAGGCCCGCGGCTATGTGGAGGACGCGCTTCAGAAGGCCGGCTACGAGCCCGAGCGCCAGGACTATCGCGTGGGAGAGGTCGGCTGCAGCAACCTGGTGGCCACCTTGCGGGGTGCCACGCACGAGACCGTCGTGATCGGCGCGCACTACGACGCCGCGTCGGGCACGCCGGGAGCCGACGACAACGCCAGCGGCACGGCGGCGCTGCTCGCCCTCGCTCGCCGCCTCGCTTCAGACCGCCCCGAGCGCACGCTGCACTTCGTCGCCTTCGCCAACGAGGAGCCGCCGCACTTCCAGACGGGGGACATGGGCAGCGTGGTGTACGCCCATTCCCTGGCCGAACGCGGGGAGACGGTGGTCGCGATGCTCAGCTTGGAGAGCATCGGCTACTACTCCGACGCCGAGGGCAGTCAGCGCTACCCTCCGCCGCTGTCGGCGTTCTATCCCTCCCGCGGCGATTTCGTCGCCTTCGTGGGCAACGTCCAAAGCCGCGCGCTGGTGCGCGAGGCGCTGTCCGCTTTTAGAGAAGCGGAGGCGTTTCCCTCCCAAGGCGCCGCGCTGCCCGCGCTGCTCCCCGGCGTGGGTTGGTCCGATCAGTGGGCCTTCTGGCAAGCGGGCTACCCGGGGGTGATGGTCACGGACACCGCACCCTTCCGCAACCCGCACTACCACGCGAGCTCGGACACGCCGGAGACCCTGGACTACGATCGCCTGGCGCGGGTGACCCGCGGTCTCGTCAGCGTGGTCCGGCGGTTGGCGCGGTCGTCCCCTGGATCCTGA